From a region of the Pontixanthobacter gangjinensis genome:
- a CDS encoding P-loop NTPase family protein → MTEQSKIPLPGDKDSKDSSLFERASGAFGFDPFKASPIKGKLPERELKRAKVRQVDKKAIDAAAEEPAADTSARRSLPAVPSEYQPEQSSQSNLPSPVRPSEIVVEQDFGAVALAGKKFPVDRQHLREQGLIVPEGTVTGLIEEFRIVKRQLIKAAKERGTAKSRRVLICSPHPGEGKTFCATNLAIAMAAERDSEVLLIDGDFAKPSILSTLGLPKGPGFMDCLADDSIKPEDMVIGTDIPGLWVLPSGSQTNSDSEYLSSVRTGEVLDRLTIGAPNRMVIFDTPPALSASPAAELAKYVGQALIVVRADKTGQSALEDACQLLAACPDIKLLLNAAQFSPSGRNFGSYYGYGE, encoded by the coding sequence ATGACAGAACAAAGCAAAATCCCGCTTCCTGGCGACAAAGACTCGAAGGATAGCTCGCTTTTCGAAAGAGCAAGCGGTGCATTTGGCTTCGACCCATTCAAGGCAAGCCCGATAAAGGGTAAACTGCCCGAGCGGGAACTGAAGCGTGCCAAAGTGCGTCAGGTGGACAAGAAAGCGATCGACGCCGCGGCTGAAGAGCCAGCCGCTGATACGTCTGCGCGGCGTAGCCTGCCTGCCGTTCCATCGGAATATCAGCCTGAGCAATCTTCTCAGTCCAACCTTCCGTCACCAGTTCGTCCATCCGAAATAGTAGTCGAGCAGGACTTCGGTGCGGTTGCGCTGGCAGGTAAGAAATTCCCTGTAGATCGCCAACATTTACGCGAACAGGGTCTGATTGTTCCTGAAGGGACGGTCACAGGTTTGATCGAAGAATTTCGCATTGTGAAACGTCAGTTGATCAAAGCTGCAAAAGAGCGTGGAACCGCAAAATCGCGCCGGGTGCTGATCTGTTCACCGCATCCCGGTGAAGGCAAGACTTTCTGCGCGACCAACCTCGCCATCGCGATGGCGGCAGAGCGCGATAGCGAAGTGCTGCTGATCGACGGAGACTTCGCTAAACCTTCGATCCTGTCGACTTTGGGCCTGCCCAAGGGACCCGGGTTTATGGACTGCCTTGCAGACGATTCGATCAAGCCAGAGGACATGGTGATTGGCACCGATATCCCCGGACTGTGGGTGCTGCCGTCGGGCAGCCAGACCAATTCAGACAGCGAGTATTTGTCGAGCGTACGCACTGGAGAAGTGCTCGACCGGCTGACCATAGGCGCACCAAATCGTATGGTGATTTTCGATACTCCTCCTGCTTTGTCTGCCTCTCCGGCAGCTGAGTTGGCCAAATATGTCGGGCAAGCCTTGATTGTCGTGCGAGCGGATAAGACCGGACAAAGCGCGCTGGAAGATGCGTGCCAGCTGCTC